In the Brassica napus cultivar Da-Ae chromosome A7, Da-Ae, whole genome shotgun sequence genome, one interval contains:
- the LOC106369459 gene encoding uncharacterized protein LOC106369459, giving the protein MDSFFTGFFHSLGNFFVLVCPSPWDVLCYVENFCVASLAKAALVLIVAYLFLFGFWHCIIHSFCRLLWALVSCWFYILSYCYTFFCYDLLHTKRRRRRRNHRYTEGAYSDDGSFRYHRSRREVRKEERLRKSLRPRSHRVRVGVRKDHRSSDSGLSQHAGDVGQVHGIRVSRESKCARKGSKRRGRVHHGPRRA; this is encoded by the exons ATGGACTCGTTCTTCACCGGTTTCTTTCATTCTCTCGGCAACTTCTTTG TTTTGGTTTGTCCATCACCGTGGGATGTGTTATGCTACGTAGAGAATTTCTGCGTGGCTAGTCTCGCCAAAGCTGCCTTAGTCCTAATCGTAGCCTACTTGTTTCTCTTTGGTTTCTGGCATTGTATCATACACAGTTTCTGCAGACTCCTCTGGGCTCTAGTCTCTTGTTGGTTCTACATTCTTAGCTATTGCTACACTTTCTTCTGCTATGATCTGCTACACACCAAACGCAGAAGAAGACGCAGAAACCACAGGTATACTGAGGGTGCTTATAGTGATGATGGGTCGTTCAGATACCATAGATCGAGACGAGAAGTGAGAAAAGAAGAGCGTCTTAGAAAGTCTCTAAGACCGAGGAGCCATCGTGTTAGAGTTGGTGTGAGGAAAGACCATCGTTCTTCTGACTCGGGTTTGAGCCAACATGCTGGCGATGTTGGTCAGGTTCATGGTATTAGAGTGAGCAGAGAGTCTAAATGCGCACGGAAAGGTTCAAAACGAAGAGGTCGAGTTCACCATGGTCCTCGCAGAGCATGA